In one Methylocaldum szegediense genomic region, the following are encoded:
- a CDS encoding phage holin family protein, translating to MIRSFTDLVAAEKAKLWHSLGRSAVLLALAIFATLAAFGGLVFALLGIYLSLETVMEPWLAGVIVGCTMILIAVIALWIIMRLFTKQGRPETLPSASTSTLAAAHQPSGSVPEAVRATVSDVLGASNIKASDIVIAALVAGLVLGASGRLREWLFRSITKT from the coding sequence GTGATTCGTTCGTTCACTGACCTTGTTGCTGCGGAAAAAGCGAAGCTCTGGCATTCGCTAGGTCGATCAGCGGTGCTGCTTGCCCTGGCGATTTTCGCCACATTAGCCGCTTTCGGCGGCTTGGTTTTCGCGCTGCTCGGTATTTATTTATCGTTGGAAACCGTGATGGAGCCGTGGCTTGCCGGGGTGATCGTCGGCTGCACCATGATCCTGATCGCCGTCATCGCGTTATGGATCATCATGCGTTTGTTCACCAAGCAAGGTCGTCCGGAAACGCTGCCCTCGGCTTCGACGTCCACTCTTGCCGCGGCGCATCAACCTTCCGGGTCCGTACCCGAGGCAGTGCGGGCGACCGTCAGCGACGTACTCGGCGCGTCTAACATCAAAGCCAGTGACATCGTGATTGCCGCTTTGGTCGCTGGCCTGGTTCTCGGTGCCAGCGGGCGTTTGAGGGAGTGGCTGTTTCGCAGCATCACAAAAACTTGA
- a CDS encoding DUF883 family protein, which translates to MATTEDITKDLRQDLATLKADVGNLMAAMKDLGVEHGRTAYERARDVGERARGHALAAQESVEHYIEARPLTSLLVAFGTGFAIGTLLASRR; encoded by the coding sequence ATGGCAACTACGGAAGACATTACCAAGGATCTGAGACAGGACTTGGCCACACTCAAAGCCGATGTAGGCAACCTCATGGCCGCGATGAAGGATTTGGGCGTAGAGCACGGACGAACCGCTTATGAGCGTGCGCGCGACGTCGGCGAACGCGCCCGCGGTCATGCGCTGGCCGCACAGGAAAGCGTGGAACACTATATCGAGGCGCGTCCCTTGACCAGTCTGCTGGTGGCCTTCGGCACAGGCTTCGCAATAGGTACGTTGCTGGCCTCTCGCCGCTGA
- a CDS encoding acyltransferase family protein, which translates to MRAIAVLSVVTFHAFPTWIKGGFIGVDVFFVISGFLISTIIFESLDKGTFSFAEFYVRRIRRIFPALILVLSACLAFGWMVLIADELNQLGKHIVGGALFASNFVLWSEAGYFDNSAETKPLLHLWSLGIEEQFYILWPFVLWFFWKRKFNLITLTFLIAACSFYLNLRGVKKDPVATFYLPQNRFWELLCGSILAWVVLYKKMHVKALD; encoded by the coding sequence TTGAGGGCCATAGCAGTTTTATCTGTTGTTACCTTTCATGCATTTCCAACTTGGATTAAAGGTGGATTCATCGGCGTTGATGTGTTCTTTGTAATTTCAGGCTTTCTGATTTCGACAATTATCTTCGAGAGCTTGGATAAGGGAACGTTCAGCTTTGCAGAATTCTACGTAAGGCGTATTCGAAGGATTTTTCCGGCGCTCATTTTAGTTTTGTCTGCCTGCTTAGCATTCGGCTGGATGGTATTAATCGCAGACGAGCTAAACCAACTCGGCAAGCACATCGTCGGTGGCGCTTTATTTGCTTCCAATTTTGTTTTATGGAGTGAGGCTGGTTATTTTGATAACTCTGCAGAGACTAAACCACTTTTACATCTTTGGAGCTTAGGAATCGAAGAGCAGTTTTATATTTTATGGCCTTTCGTCCTTTGGTTTTTTTGGAAAAGAAAATTCAATCTAATTACGTTAACGTTTTTGATTGCTGCTTGTTCTTTTTATCTAAATTTACGAGGAGTTAAAAAGGACCCTGTTGCCACTTTTTATTTGCCACAAAACAGGTTTTGGGAGTTATTATGTGGGAGTATATTGGCGTGGGTTGTGCTTTATAAAAAAATGCATGTAAAAGCATTAGACTAA
- a CDS encoding acyltransferase family protein, whose protein sequence is MLLAYGIWKINKDIRFPGKWAVFPVMGTVLVILAGPQAWINKKILSKKIAVWFGLISFPLYLWHWPLLSFARIIENEPPGHEICTAVIIISILLAWLTVRFLEKPFRFSSQRSVLKLNILVGLMIGTGFLGFFVSKGDFENSHGYEKLLIKRKGFEHALGSSLSWYKGKEDWLFLGNAHANTVAKLKLAITPSYSELRKSKEIFSKISRAASDRGIKVALIIGPNKSSIYPEYLPSKIIPSSKRYIDFFIDELKGIPNLIVYDPTNDLLNAKESEGILYYKTDTHWNKKGAFLAYSGLSKLLGTPIPEVHFKLGQARPGDLIGISKLKNFPLCKEDNWDIWFKENSAWQEEKIPDEQITSFGAASVSVNKNPLSEKYVWVLGDSFTVALKPYFNSAFKEVRYIGHWAQKINDLPTELAKAKRKPDLVVIVRVERSF, encoded by the coding sequence TTGCTTCTTGCATATGGTATTTGGAAAATAAATAAGGATATTAGGTTTCCTGGTAAATGGGCAGTTTTTCCAGTAATGGGTACTGTCTTGGTAATTTTGGCTGGCCCTCAAGCTTGGATTAATAAGAAGATATTATCTAAAAAGATTGCTGTTTGGTTTGGTTTAATTAGCTTTCCTCTATATCTTTGGCATTGGCCGTTGCTTTCCTTTGCGAGAATAATTGAAAACGAGCCTCCGGGTCATGAGATTTGCACGGCGGTGATTATTATTTCAATTCTTCTTGCCTGGCTTACGGTAAGGTTTTTAGAAAAGCCATTCAGGTTTTCAAGTCAGAGGAGTGTTCTTAAGCTAAACATCCTTGTTGGGTTAATGATTGGGACCGGTTTCTTAGGATTTTTTGTAAGCAAAGGAGATTTTGAAAACTCTCATGGATATGAAAAATTATTAATTAAACGTAAAGGATTTGAGCATGCGTTGGGCTCATCCCTTTCTTGGTATAAGGGCAAGGAAGACTGGTTGTTTTTAGGTAATGCTCATGCTAATACTGTTGCGAAACTTAAACTCGCTATCACACCCAGCTATTCTGAATTAAGAAAAAGTAAAGAAATTTTTTCGAAAATTTCCAGGGCGGCATCTGATAGGGGAATAAAAGTTGCTTTGATTATAGGTCCAAATAAGTCGAGCATCTACCCAGAGTATTTGCCTAGTAAAATTATCCCTTCGTCCAAAAGATACATTGATTTTTTTATAGATGAACTCAAAGGAATTCCTAATTTAATTGTTTACGATCCAACTAATGATTTGCTTAATGCAAAAGAATCTGAGGGTATTCTTTATTATAAGACTGATACCCATTGGAATAAGAAGGGAGCATTCCTAGCATACTCCGGCCTCTCTAAGTTGCTTGGAACTCCAATTCCCGAAGTCCATTTTAAATTGGGGCAAGCGCGCCCTGGCGATCTTATAGGCATATCTAAGTTGAAGAATTTTCCTTTATGCAAAGAAGACAATTGGGATATTTGGTTTAAAGAGAATTCTGCCTGGCAGGAGGAAAAGATTCCCGACGAGCAAATCACTTCCTTTGGTGCGGCCAGCGTTTCCGTTAATAAAAACCCGCTATCAGAGAAATATGTTTGGGTTTTAGGAGATTCATTTACTGTAGCATTAAAGCCATACTTTAATTCCGCTTTCAAAGAAGTGCGATATATTGGTCACTGGGCGCAAAAGATTAACGATTTACCCACTGAACTGGCTAAAGCAAAGAGAAAGCCTGACCTGGTAGTGATTGTTAGAGTTGAGCGTTCTTTCTAA
- a CDS encoding IS481 family transposase, whose translation MQIRLHKNARTTPAVRQAIQASTLSERALAQKHGISRTTVRKWKHRSSVEDASHRPHTLRTTLTPAQEAIVVYLRQALLLPLDDLLAVTREFLNPAVSRSGLDRCLRRHGVASLKTLLPPTEKAKVKPFKAYEPGFLHLDVKYLPAIDGEPRRYLFVAIDRATRWVYVALKPNRSALSAKDFLKAVIQAAPFRIQKCLTDNGSEFTDRFLTRTRQPSGTHEFDRLCTEQGIEHRLIPPGRPQTNGLVERFNGRIEEVLQTHHFDSTADLDTTLHRYVELYNHHIPQKALGHLTPIQALKNWQLSHPHLFRKKVYDLAGLDN comes from the coding sequence ATGCAGATTCGTCTTCATAAGAACGCCCGTACCACCCCGGCCGTTCGGCAGGCCATTCAAGCGTCCACGTTGAGCGAGCGCGCCTTGGCCCAAAAGCATGGCATTAGCCGAACGACCGTCCGCAAGTGGAAACACCGCTCCTCGGTCGAAGATGCCTCACACCGGCCCCACACCCTCAGAACCACGCTCACGCCCGCCCAGGAAGCCATCGTGGTCTACCTCCGCCAAGCTCTGCTCCTCCCCTTGGATGATCTCCTGGCCGTGACCCGGGAATTTCTCAATCCCGCCGTGTCCCGTTCCGGGCTAGACCGCTGCCTGCGCCGCCACGGGGTGGCGTCCCTCAAGACCCTGCTTCCGCCTACAGAGAAGGCGAAGGTCAAACCCTTCAAGGCCTATGAGCCCGGCTTCCTTCACCTGGATGTTAAGTACTTGCCCGCCATCGACGGCGAACCCCGCCGATACCTGTTCGTCGCCATCGACCGCGCCACCCGCTGGGTCTATGTCGCCCTCAAGCCCAACCGCTCCGCCTTAAGCGCAAAGGACTTCCTCAAAGCGGTGATTCAGGCCGCGCCTTTCCGCATCCAGAAATGCCTGACCGACAACGGCTCGGAGTTTACCGACCGTTTCCTGACCCGAACTCGGCAGCCCTCGGGGACGCATGAGTTTGACCGCCTCTGTACTGAACAAGGCATCGAACATCGCCTGATTCCGCCGGGACGGCCCCAAACGAATGGCCTGGTGGAACGATTCAACGGCCGCATCGAGGAGGTGTTGCAAACCCATCACTTCGATTCAACCGCCGATCTGGACACCACCTTGCACCGCTATGTCGAGCTGTACAATCATCACATTCCCCAAAAGGCCTTAGGCCATCTCACCCCGATCCAGGCTCTCAAAAACTGGCAACTGTCCCATCCTCATCTTTTTCGAAAGAAGGTTTACGATCTTGCGGGACTTGACAATTAA
- a CDS encoding ISAs1 family transposase, whose translation MSSSTPIRRDGKTLRGSLNRFEDRRAAQVVSAFAVGERIVLGQVLIEDAGKDHDIQAAQRLIETLGLAGRLYTLDVLHLQKTVEAAIATGSDLLVQLKGNHPKLYAAVQAVCQTQPHAEQTYTVDLGRRNRIEQRTAWVCPLPEGTGPEPWHDHFKAVVEVPHHVAEFTPRHRCFAPRQAPIAYYLVTPTPRRPRWPRLFAVTGKSKTGSTTCWTPHLARMRAASARTPVYSLIFAISR comes from the coding sequence ATCAGCTCATCCACACCCATCAGGCGCGATGGCAAGACCTTGCGCGGCAGCCTAAATCGCTTCGAGGACCGCCGGGCCGCCCAGGTGGTGAGCGCTTTCGCCGTTGGAGAGCGGATCGTGCTGGGCCAGGTGCTGATCGAGGATGCCGGCAAGGACCATGACATCCAGGCCGCCCAGCGGCTCATCGAAACCCTGGGACTAGCCGGGCGGCTGTACACGCTCGACGTCCTCCATCTTCAAAAAACAGTTGAGGCCGCGATCGCCACCGGAAGCGATCTGTTGGTCCAACTCAAAGGCAATCATCCCAAGCTATACGCAGCCGTACAGGCGGTTTGTCAGACGCAGCCTCACGCCGAGCAAACCTACACGGTAGACCTGGGCCGGCGTAATCGCATCGAACAACGCACGGCATGGGTCTGCCCTCTGCCCGAAGGGACCGGTCCAGAACCCTGGCACGACCACTTCAAAGCCGTGGTCGAGGTCCCCCATCACGTGGCGGAATTCACTCCTCGTCACCGCTGTTTTGCGCCGCGTCAGGCACCCATCGCTTACTATCTCGTCACCCCGACGCCTCGACGGCCACGTTGGCCGAGGTTATTCGCGGTCACTGGGAAATCGAAAACCGGCTCTACTACATGCTGGACACCGCACTTGGCGAGGATGCGAGCCGCATCCGCAAGAACCCCGGTATATTCGCTCATCTTCGCCATCTCGCGCTGA
- the ssb gene encoding single-stranded DNA-binding protein, translated as MASRGVNKVILIGNLGADPEVRYMPNGGAVTTLRLATTETWKDQQTGQQQERTEWHQVVCYRKLAEIAGEYLKKGSKIYVEGSLRTRKWQDKNGLDRYTTEIIADQMQMLDRVGSAPAGANARGGEADRYAPPSSESKPEPGFGSIDDFDDDIPF; from the coding sequence ATGGCCAGTCGCGGCGTCAACAAAGTCATACTCATCGGCAACCTCGGCGCCGATCCGGAAGTCCGTTACATGCCCAACGGAGGCGCAGTCACCACGTTACGCCTAGCCACTACCGAGACCTGGAAGGACCAGCAAACCGGCCAACAACAGGAACGCACGGAATGGCACCAGGTCGTGTGCTATCGGAAACTAGCCGAGATCGCCGGAGAATATTTGAAGAAAGGCAGCAAGATATATGTCGAGGGCAGCCTGCGCACGCGTAAGTGGCAGGACAAAAATGGCCTAGATCGCTACACGACCGAAATCATCGCCGATCAGATGCAAATGCTGGACCGTGTCGGCAGCGCTCCTGCCGGAGCAAACGCGCGGGGCGGGGAGGCCGACCGTTATGCGCCACCCTCGTCGGAATCGAAGCCCGAACCGGGATTCGGCAGCATAGACGACTTCGACGACGATATTCCGTTTTGA